A stretch of Prionailurus bengalensis isolate Pbe53 chromosome E4, Fcat_Pben_1.1_paternal_pri, whole genome shotgun sequence DNA encodes these proteins:
- the ADAM15 gene encoding disintegrin and metalloproteinase domain-containing protein 15 isoform X16, translating to MRLALLWALGLLGAGSPLSSRTLPDRGGPVEEQTRPERTLGGHSEPQIFQDSPTLSLAEMLQTNLPEALRVRLELDGESQTLELLQNREPVPGRPHLTWHEPDGARGVSEGHTLESCCYQGAVRGHVGSWASVCTCSGLRGLVVLSPERSYTLELGPGDLRGAPIVSRTRDLLLPGRTCGSSWHASVATRAPRERPRGRRHSHMRSRRRRRDVVAETKVIELVLVADHSEVQRYPDSQYLLTRMLKVAFLLDTFFRPLNVRVALVGLEAWRQRDLVEISRDPGLTLHNFLRWRREDLLPRLPHDSAQLVTATSFSGPAVGMAVQNSICSPDFSGGVNMDHSTSVLGVASSIAHELGHSLGLDHDLPGNSCPCPGPAPAKSCIMEASTDFLPGLNFSNCSRRALEEALLEGMGSCLFEQQPGLPSMAAVCGNMLVEPGEQCDCGFPDECTDPCCDDFTCQLRPGAQCASGGLCCQDCQLRPASWQCRPARGDCDLAEFCSGDSPQCPPDVSLGDGEPCAGGQAVCVQGRCASYAQQCQALWGPGAQPAAPRCLLTANTRGDAFGSCGRSPDGSYVSCAPKDAMCGQLQCQGGRARPLRGSARDLHWEILEANGTQPELNCSWVHLDLGNDVAQPLLTLPGTACGPDLVCIDRRCQPVGLLRAQECRSKCHGHGVCDSKGHCRCEEGWAPPDCANRSRATSSLTIGLPLSLLLLVALMLLGASYWHRARLRQRLCQLKGPSCQYRAAQSGPPERPGPPQRVLLMPGAKVCLETEVTSEAGPTSWCSPTTRWAP from the exons ATGCGGCTGGCGCTGCTCTgggccctggggctcctgggcgcAGGCAGCCCCCTGTCCTCCCGGACGCTCCCGGATCGAG GTGGCCCTGTGGAGGAGCAGACACGGCCAGAGAGGACCCTGGGTGGACACTCGGAGCCCCAGATCTTTCAAGACAGCCCCACACTCAGCCTAGCGGAGATGCTCCAG ACCAATCTGCCTGAGGCTCTGCGGGTCAGACTGGAATTGGACGGTGAGAGTCAAACCCTGGAGCTGCTGCAGAACAG GGAGCCGGTCCCGGGCCGCCCACACCTGACGTGGCACGAGCCCGACGGCGCCCGTGGGGTCAGCGAGGGACACACTCTG GAGAGCTGCTGCTACCAGGGAGCCGTACGGGGCCACGTGGGCTCCTGGGCGTCCGTGTGCACCTGCTCAGGGCTCAG GGGTCTGGTGGTCCTGTCCCCCGAGAGAAGCTACACCTTGGAGCTGGGGCCCGGGGACCTGCGAGGCGCCCCCATCGTCTCCCGGACCCGAGACCTCCTCCTGCCAGGCCGCACCTGTGGGTCGAGCTGGCACGCGTCTGTGGCCACGCGGGCTCCCCGGGAGCGGCCCCGGGGACGGCGCCACAGCCACATGCGCAGTCGTCGG CGGAGGCGGGACGTGGTGGCAGAGACCAAGGTTATTGAGCTGGTGCTCGTAGCCGACCATTCTGAG GTCCAGAGGTACCCGGACTCCCAGTACCTGCTGACCCGCATGCTGAAGGTGGCCTTTCTCCTGGACACC TTCTTCCGGCCCCTGAACGTCCGGGTGGCGCTGGTGGGCCTGGAGGCCTGGCGCCAGCGTGACCTGGTGGAGATCAGCCGGGACCCCGGCCTCACGCTACACAACTTCCTGCGCTGGCGGCGGGAAGACTTACTGCCTCGACTGCCCCACGACAGCGCCCAGCTCGTGAC TGCCACCTCGTTCTCCGGGCCCGCGGTGGGCATGGCCGTTCAGAATTCCATCTGCTCTCCTGACTTCTCGGGGGGTGTGAACATG GACCACTCCACCAGCGTCCTGGGGGTTGCGTCCTCCATAGCTCACGAGCTGGGCCACAGCCTGGGCCTGGACCACGACTTGCCAGGGAACAGCTGCCCCTGCCCGGGCCCGGCCCCGGCCAAGAGCTGCATCATGGAGGCCTCCACAGA CTTCCTGCCAGGCCTCAACTTCAGCAACTGCAGCCGGCGGGCCCTGGAGGAGGCTCTCCTGGAGGGGATGGGCAGCTGCCTCTTCGAACAGCAGCCCGGCCTGCCCTCTATGGCCGCGGTCTGCGGAAATATGTTGGTGGAGCCGGGCGAGCAGTGTGACTGTGGCTTCCCGGAC GAATGCACCGACCCCTGTTGCGATGACTTCACCTGCCAGCTGAGGCCTGGGGCACAGTGCGCGTCTGGCGGGCTCTGTTGTCAGGATTGCCAG CTGCGCCCAGCCAGCTGGCAGTGCCGCCCCGCCAGAGGGGACTGTGACCTCGCGGAGTTCTGCTCGGGAGACAGCCCCCAGTGCCCTCCTGACGTCAGCCTGGGGGACGGCGAGCCGTGCGCGGGGGGCCAGGCTGTGTGCGTGCAGGGGCGCTGCGCTTCCTATGCCCAGCAGTGCCAGGCTCTCTGGGGACCCGGGGCCCAGCCCGCCGCACCGCGCTGCCTCCTTACTGCCAATACGAGAGGCGATGCCTTCGGGAGCTGTGGACGCAGCCCTGATGGCAGCTACGTGTCCTGTGCCCCTAA AGACGCCATGTGCGGGCAGCTCCAGTGCCAGGGGGGTCGGGCCCGGCCGCTGCGGGGCTCAGCCCGGGATCTGCACTGGGAGATACTAGAGGCCAACGGGACCCAGCCGGAGCTGAACTGCAGCTGGGTCCACCTGGACCTGGGCAATGACGTGGCCCAGCCCCTCCTGACTCTGCCCGGCACAGCCTGTGGTCCTGACCTG GTGTGCATTGACCGTCGATGTCAGCCCGTGGGTCTCCTGAGAGCGCAGGAATGTCGAAGCAAGTGCCATGGGCACGGG GTCTGCGACAGCAAAGGACACTGCCGCTGCGAGGAGGGCTGGGCGCCGCCGGACTGCGCCAACCgcagcagag CAACCAGCTCCCTGACCATAGGGCTGCCCCTCAGCCTCCTGCTGTTGGTGGCCCTGATGCTCCTGGGCGCCAGCTACTGGCACCGTGCCCGCCTGCGCCAACGGCTCTGTCAGCTCAAAGGCCCCAGCTGCCAGTACAG GGCAGCCCAGTCTGGTCCCCCAGAACGCCCAGGACCCCCGCAGAGGGTCCTGCTGATGCCAGGTGCCAAG GTTTGTTTGGAGACAGAGGTGACCTCTGAAGCCGGCCCCACAAGCTGGTGTTCCCCAACAACCAGGTGGGCACCATGA
- the ADAM15 gene encoding disintegrin and metalloproteinase domain-containing protein 15 isoform X11 produces MRLALLWALGLLGAGSPLSSRTLPDRGGPVEEQTRPERTLGGHSEPQIFQDSPTLSLAEMLQTNLPEALRVRLELDGESQTLELLQNREPVPGRPHLTWHEPDGARGVSEGHTLESCCYQGAVRGHVGSWASVCTCSGLRGLVVLSPERSYTLELGPGDLRGAPIVSRTRDLLLPGRTCGSSWHASVATRAPRERPRGRRHSHMRSRRRRRDVVAETKVIELVLVADHSEVQRYPDSQYLLTRMLKVAFLLDTFFRPLNVRVALVGLEAWRQRDLVEISRDPGLTLHNFLRWRREDLLPRLPHDSAQLVTATSFSGPAVGMAVQNSICSPDFSGGVNMDHSTSVLGVASSIAHELGHSLGLDHDLPGNSCPCPGPAPAKSCIMEASTDFLPGLNFSNCSRRALEEALLEGMGSCLFEQQPGLPSMAAVCGNMLVEPGEQCDCGFPDECTDPCCDDFTCQLRPGAQCASGGLCCQDCQLRPASWQCRPARGDCDLAEFCSGDSPQCPPDVSLGDGEPCAGGQAVCVQGRCASYAQQCQALWGPGAQPAAPRCLLTANTRGDAFGSCGRSPDGSYVSCAPKDAMCGQLQCQGGRARPLRGSARDLHWEILEANGTQPELNCSWVHLDLGNDVAQPLLTLPGTACGPDLVCIDRRCQPVGLLRAQECRSKCHGHGVCDSKGHCRCEEGWAPPDCANRSRATSSLTIGLPLSLLLLVALMLLGASYWHRARLRQRLCQLKGPSCQYRAAQSGPPERPGPPQRVLLMPGAKQASALGFPAPPSRPLPPDPVPKRLQAELADRPNPPTRPLPADPVVRHPKVCLETEVTSEAGPTSWCSPTTRWAP; encoded by the exons ATGCGGCTGGCGCTGCTCTgggccctggggctcctgggcgcAGGCAGCCCCCTGTCCTCCCGGACGCTCCCGGATCGAG GTGGCCCTGTGGAGGAGCAGACACGGCCAGAGAGGACCCTGGGTGGACACTCGGAGCCCCAGATCTTTCAAGACAGCCCCACACTCAGCCTAGCGGAGATGCTCCAG ACCAATCTGCCTGAGGCTCTGCGGGTCAGACTGGAATTGGACGGTGAGAGTCAAACCCTGGAGCTGCTGCAGAACAG GGAGCCGGTCCCGGGCCGCCCACACCTGACGTGGCACGAGCCCGACGGCGCCCGTGGGGTCAGCGAGGGACACACTCTG GAGAGCTGCTGCTACCAGGGAGCCGTACGGGGCCACGTGGGCTCCTGGGCGTCCGTGTGCACCTGCTCAGGGCTCAG GGGTCTGGTGGTCCTGTCCCCCGAGAGAAGCTACACCTTGGAGCTGGGGCCCGGGGACCTGCGAGGCGCCCCCATCGTCTCCCGGACCCGAGACCTCCTCCTGCCAGGCCGCACCTGTGGGTCGAGCTGGCACGCGTCTGTGGCCACGCGGGCTCCCCGGGAGCGGCCCCGGGGACGGCGCCACAGCCACATGCGCAGTCGTCGG CGGAGGCGGGACGTGGTGGCAGAGACCAAGGTTATTGAGCTGGTGCTCGTAGCCGACCATTCTGAG GTCCAGAGGTACCCGGACTCCCAGTACCTGCTGACCCGCATGCTGAAGGTGGCCTTTCTCCTGGACACC TTCTTCCGGCCCCTGAACGTCCGGGTGGCGCTGGTGGGCCTGGAGGCCTGGCGCCAGCGTGACCTGGTGGAGATCAGCCGGGACCCCGGCCTCACGCTACACAACTTCCTGCGCTGGCGGCGGGAAGACTTACTGCCTCGACTGCCCCACGACAGCGCCCAGCTCGTGAC TGCCACCTCGTTCTCCGGGCCCGCGGTGGGCATGGCCGTTCAGAATTCCATCTGCTCTCCTGACTTCTCGGGGGGTGTGAACATG GACCACTCCACCAGCGTCCTGGGGGTTGCGTCCTCCATAGCTCACGAGCTGGGCCACAGCCTGGGCCTGGACCACGACTTGCCAGGGAACAGCTGCCCCTGCCCGGGCCCGGCCCCGGCCAAGAGCTGCATCATGGAGGCCTCCACAGA CTTCCTGCCAGGCCTCAACTTCAGCAACTGCAGCCGGCGGGCCCTGGAGGAGGCTCTCCTGGAGGGGATGGGCAGCTGCCTCTTCGAACAGCAGCCCGGCCTGCCCTCTATGGCCGCGGTCTGCGGAAATATGTTGGTGGAGCCGGGCGAGCAGTGTGACTGTGGCTTCCCGGAC GAATGCACCGACCCCTGTTGCGATGACTTCACCTGCCAGCTGAGGCCTGGGGCACAGTGCGCGTCTGGCGGGCTCTGTTGTCAGGATTGCCAG CTGCGCCCAGCCAGCTGGCAGTGCCGCCCCGCCAGAGGGGACTGTGACCTCGCGGAGTTCTGCTCGGGAGACAGCCCCCAGTGCCCTCCTGACGTCAGCCTGGGGGACGGCGAGCCGTGCGCGGGGGGCCAGGCTGTGTGCGTGCAGGGGCGCTGCGCTTCCTATGCCCAGCAGTGCCAGGCTCTCTGGGGACCCGGGGCCCAGCCCGCCGCACCGCGCTGCCTCCTTACTGCCAATACGAGAGGCGATGCCTTCGGGAGCTGTGGACGCAGCCCTGATGGCAGCTACGTGTCCTGTGCCCCTAA AGACGCCATGTGCGGGCAGCTCCAGTGCCAGGGGGGTCGGGCCCGGCCGCTGCGGGGCTCAGCCCGGGATCTGCACTGGGAGATACTAGAGGCCAACGGGACCCAGCCGGAGCTGAACTGCAGCTGGGTCCACCTGGACCTGGGCAATGACGTGGCCCAGCCCCTCCTGACTCTGCCCGGCACAGCCTGTGGTCCTGACCTG GTGTGCATTGACCGTCGATGTCAGCCCGTGGGTCTCCTGAGAGCGCAGGAATGTCGAAGCAAGTGCCATGGGCACGGG GTCTGCGACAGCAAAGGACACTGCCGCTGCGAGGAGGGCTGGGCGCCGCCGGACTGCGCCAACCgcagcagag CAACCAGCTCCCTGACCATAGGGCTGCCCCTCAGCCTCCTGCTGTTGGTGGCCCTGATGCTCCTGGGCGCCAGCTACTGGCACCGTGCCCGCCTGCGCCAACGGCTCTGTCAGCTCAAAGGCCCCAGCTGCCAGTACAG GGCAGCCCAGTCTGGTCCCCCAGAACGCCCAGGACCCCCGCAGAGGGTCCTGCTGATGCCAGGTGCCAAG CAGGCCAGTGCTCTTGGCTTCCCGGCTCCCCCTTCCAGGCCGCTGCCTCCTGACCCTGTGCCCAAGAGACTCCAG gCTGAGCTGGCTGACCGACCCAATCCCCCCACCCGCCCTCTGCCAGCTGACCCGGTGGTGAGGCACCCTAAG GTTTGTTTGGAGACAGAGGTGACCTCTGAAGCCGGCCCCACAAGCTGGTGTTCCCCAACAACCAGGTGGGCACCATGA
- the ADAM15 gene encoding disintegrin and metalloproteinase domain-containing protein 15 isoform X15, giving the protein MRLALLWALGLLGAGSPLSSRTLPDRGGPVEEQTRPERTLGGHSEPQIFQDSPTLSLAEMLQTNLPEALRVRLELDGESQTLELLQNREPVPGRPHLTWHEPDGARGVSEGHTLESCCYQGAVRGHVGSWASVCTCSGLRGLVVLSPERSYTLELGPGDLRGAPIVSRTRDLLLPGRTCGSSWHASVATRAPRERPRGRRHSHMRSRRRRRDVVAETKVIELVLVADHSEVQRYPDSQYLLTRMLKVAFLLDTFFRPLNVRVALVGLEAWRQRDLVEISRDPGLTLHNFLRWRREDLLPRLPHDSAQLVTATSFSGPAVGMAVQNSICSPDFSGGVNMDHSTSVLGVASSIAHELGHSLGLDHDLPGNSCPCPGPAPAKSCIMEASTDFLPGLNFSNCSRRALEEALLEGMGSCLFEQQPGLPSMAAVCGNMLVEPGEQCDCGFPDECTDPCCDDFTCQLRPGAQCASGGLCCQDCQLRPASWQCRPARGDCDLAEFCSGDSPQCPPDVSLGDGEPCAGGQAVCVQGRCASYAQQCQALWGPGAQPAAPRCLLTANTRGDAFGSCGRSPDGSYVSCAPKDAMCGQLQCQGGRARPLRGSARDLHWEILEANGTQPELNCSWVHLDLGNDVAQPLLTLPGTACGPDLVCIDRRCQPVGLLRAQECRSKCHGHGVCDSKGHCRCEEGWAPPDCANRSRATSSLTIGLPLSLLLLVALMLLGASYWHRARLRQRLCQLKGPSCQYRAAQSGPPERPGPPQRVLLMPGAKAQKQSPACSGEGQSPRGGSAELSELAKLVALRGQCSWLPGSPFQAAAS; this is encoded by the exons ATGCGGCTGGCGCTGCTCTgggccctggggctcctgggcgcAGGCAGCCCCCTGTCCTCCCGGACGCTCCCGGATCGAG GTGGCCCTGTGGAGGAGCAGACACGGCCAGAGAGGACCCTGGGTGGACACTCGGAGCCCCAGATCTTTCAAGACAGCCCCACACTCAGCCTAGCGGAGATGCTCCAG ACCAATCTGCCTGAGGCTCTGCGGGTCAGACTGGAATTGGACGGTGAGAGTCAAACCCTGGAGCTGCTGCAGAACAG GGAGCCGGTCCCGGGCCGCCCACACCTGACGTGGCACGAGCCCGACGGCGCCCGTGGGGTCAGCGAGGGACACACTCTG GAGAGCTGCTGCTACCAGGGAGCCGTACGGGGCCACGTGGGCTCCTGGGCGTCCGTGTGCACCTGCTCAGGGCTCAG GGGTCTGGTGGTCCTGTCCCCCGAGAGAAGCTACACCTTGGAGCTGGGGCCCGGGGACCTGCGAGGCGCCCCCATCGTCTCCCGGACCCGAGACCTCCTCCTGCCAGGCCGCACCTGTGGGTCGAGCTGGCACGCGTCTGTGGCCACGCGGGCTCCCCGGGAGCGGCCCCGGGGACGGCGCCACAGCCACATGCGCAGTCGTCGG CGGAGGCGGGACGTGGTGGCAGAGACCAAGGTTATTGAGCTGGTGCTCGTAGCCGACCATTCTGAG GTCCAGAGGTACCCGGACTCCCAGTACCTGCTGACCCGCATGCTGAAGGTGGCCTTTCTCCTGGACACC TTCTTCCGGCCCCTGAACGTCCGGGTGGCGCTGGTGGGCCTGGAGGCCTGGCGCCAGCGTGACCTGGTGGAGATCAGCCGGGACCCCGGCCTCACGCTACACAACTTCCTGCGCTGGCGGCGGGAAGACTTACTGCCTCGACTGCCCCACGACAGCGCCCAGCTCGTGAC TGCCACCTCGTTCTCCGGGCCCGCGGTGGGCATGGCCGTTCAGAATTCCATCTGCTCTCCTGACTTCTCGGGGGGTGTGAACATG GACCACTCCACCAGCGTCCTGGGGGTTGCGTCCTCCATAGCTCACGAGCTGGGCCACAGCCTGGGCCTGGACCACGACTTGCCAGGGAACAGCTGCCCCTGCCCGGGCCCGGCCCCGGCCAAGAGCTGCATCATGGAGGCCTCCACAGA CTTCCTGCCAGGCCTCAACTTCAGCAACTGCAGCCGGCGGGCCCTGGAGGAGGCTCTCCTGGAGGGGATGGGCAGCTGCCTCTTCGAACAGCAGCCCGGCCTGCCCTCTATGGCCGCGGTCTGCGGAAATATGTTGGTGGAGCCGGGCGAGCAGTGTGACTGTGGCTTCCCGGAC GAATGCACCGACCCCTGTTGCGATGACTTCACCTGCCAGCTGAGGCCTGGGGCACAGTGCGCGTCTGGCGGGCTCTGTTGTCAGGATTGCCAG CTGCGCCCAGCCAGCTGGCAGTGCCGCCCCGCCAGAGGGGACTGTGACCTCGCGGAGTTCTGCTCGGGAGACAGCCCCCAGTGCCCTCCTGACGTCAGCCTGGGGGACGGCGAGCCGTGCGCGGGGGGCCAGGCTGTGTGCGTGCAGGGGCGCTGCGCTTCCTATGCCCAGCAGTGCCAGGCTCTCTGGGGACCCGGGGCCCAGCCCGCCGCACCGCGCTGCCTCCTTACTGCCAATACGAGAGGCGATGCCTTCGGGAGCTGTGGACGCAGCCCTGATGGCAGCTACGTGTCCTGTGCCCCTAA AGACGCCATGTGCGGGCAGCTCCAGTGCCAGGGGGGTCGGGCCCGGCCGCTGCGGGGCTCAGCCCGGGATCTGCACTGGGAGATACTAGAGGCCAACGGGACCCAGCCGGAGCTGAACTGCAGCTGGGTCCACCTGGACCTGGGCAATGACGTGGCCCAGCCCCTCCTGACTCTGCCCGGCACAGCCTGTGGTCCTGACCTG GTGTGCATTGACCGTCGATGTCAGCCCGTGGGTCTCCTGAGAGCGCAGGAATGTCGAAGCAAGTGCCATGGGCACGGG GTCTGCGACAGCAAAGGACACTGCCGCTGCGAGGAGGGCTGGGCGCCGCCGGACTGCGCCAACCgcagcagag CAACCAGCTCCCTGACCATAGGGCTGCCCCTCAGCCTCCTGCTGTTGGTGGCCCTGATGCTCCTGGGCGCCAGCTACTGGCACCGTGCCCGCCTGCGCCAACGGCTCTGTCAGCTCAAAGGCCCCAGCTGCCAGTACAG GGCAGCCCAGTCTGGTCCCCCAGAACGCCCAGGACCCCCGCAGAGGGTCCTGCTGATGCCAGGTGCCAAG GCCCAGAAGCAGAGTCCAgcctgcagtggggaggggcagtcaCCTAGAGGAGGGTCCGCTGAGCTCTCTGAGCTGGCCAAGCTGGTGGCTTTGAGAG GCCAGTGCTCTTGGCTTCCCGGCTCCCCCTTCCAGGCCGCTGCCTCCTGA
- the ADAM15 gene encoding disintegrin and metalloproteinase domain-containing protein 15 isoform X14, which produces MRLALLWALGLLGAGSPLSSRTLPDRGGPVEEQTRPERTLGGHSEPQIFQDSPTLSLAEMLQTNLPEALRVRLELDGESQTLELLQNREPVPGRPHLTWHEPDGARGVSEGHTLESCCYQGAVRGHVGSWASVCTCSGLRGLVVLSPERSYTLELGPGDLRGAPIVSRTRDLLLPGRTCGSSWHASVATRAPRERPRGRRHSHMRSRRRRRDVVAETKVIELVLVADHSEVQRYPDSQYLLTRMLKVAFLLDTFFRPLNVRVALVGLEAWRQRDLVEISRDPGLTLHNFLRWRREDLLPRLPHDSAQLVTATSFSGPAVGMAVQNSICSPDFSGGVNMDHSTSVLGVASSIAHELGHSLGLDHDLPGNSCPCPGPAPAKSCIMEASTDFLPGLNFSNCSRRALEEALLEGMGSCLFEQQPGLPSMAAVCGNMLVEPGEQCDCGFPDECTDPCCDDFTCQLRPGAQCASGGLCCQDCQLRPASWQCRPARGDCDLAEFCSGDSPQCPPDVSLGDGEPCAGGQAVCVQGRCASYAQQCQALWGPGAQPAAPRCLLTANTRGDAFGSCGRSPDGSYVSCAPKDAMCGQLQCQGGRARPLRGSARDLHWEILEANGTQPELNCSWVHLDLGNDVAQPLLTLPGTACGPDLVCIDRRCQPVGLLRAQECRSKCHGHGVCDSKGHCRCEEGWAPPDCANRSRATSSLTIGLPLSLLLLVALMLLGASYWHRARLRQRLCQLKGPSCQYRAAQSGPPERPGPPQRVLLMPGAKAQKQSPACSGEGQSPRGGSAELSELAKLVALRAGQCSWLPGSPFQAAAS; this is translated from the exons ATGCGGCTGGCGCTGCTCTgggccctggggctcctgggcgcAGGCAGCCCCCTGTCCTCCCGGACGCTCCCGGATCGAG GTGGCCCTGTGGAGGAGCAGACACGGCCAGAGAGGACCCTGGGTGGACACTCGGAGCCCCAGATCTTTCAAGACAGCCCCACACTCAGCCTAGCGGAGATGCTCCAG ACCAATCTGCCTGAGGCTCTGCGGGTCAGACTGGAATTGGACGGTGAGAGTCAAACCCTGGAGCTGCTGCAGAACAG GGAGCCGGTCCCGGGCCGCCCACACCTGACGTGGCACGAGCCCGACGGCGCCCGTGGGGTCAGCGAGGGACACACTCTG GAGAGCTGCTGCTACCAGGGAGCCGTACGGGGCCACGTGGGCTCCTGGGCGTCCGTGTGCACCTGCTCAGGGCTCAG GGGTCTGGTGGTCCTGTCCCCCGAGAGAAGCTACACCTTGGAGCTGGGGCCCGGGGACCTGCGAGGCGCCCCCATCGTCTCCCGGACCCGAGACCTCCTCCTGCCAGGCCGCACCTGTGGGTCGAGCTGGCACGCGTCTGTGGCCACGCGGGCTCCCCGGGAGCGGCCCCGGGGACGGCGCCACAGCCACATGCGCAGTCGTCGG CGGAGGCGGGACGTGGTGGCAGAGACCAAGGTTATTGAGCTGGTGCTCGTAGCCGACCATTCTGAG GTCCAGAGGTACCCGGACTCCCAGTACCTGCTGACCCGCATGCTGAAGGTGGCCTTTCTCCTGGACACC TTCTTCCGGCCCCTGAACGTCCGGGTGGCGCTGGTGGGCCTGGAGGCCTGGCGCCAGCGTGACCTGGTGGAGATCAGCCGGGACCCCGGCCTCACGCTACACAACTTCCTGCGCTGGCGGCGGGAAGACTTACTGCCTCGACTGCCCCACGACAGCGCCCAGCTCGTGAC TGCCACCTCGTTCTCCGGGCCCGCGGTGGGCATGGCCGTTCAGAATTCCATCTGCTCTCCTGACTTCTCGGGGGGTGTGAACATG GACCACTCCACCAGCGTCCTGGGGGTTGCGTCCTCCATAGCTCACGAGCTGGGCCACAGCCTGGGCCTGGACCACGACTTGCCAGGGAACAGCTGCCCCTGCCCGGGCCCGGCCCCGGCCAAGAGCTGCATCATGGAGGCCTCCACAGA CTTCCTGCCAGGCCTCAACTTCAGCAACTGCAGCCGGCGGGCCCTGGAGGAGGCTCTCCTGGAGGGGATGGGCAGCTGCCTCTTCGAACAGCAGCCCGGCCTGCCCTCTATGGCCGCGGTCTGCGGAAATATGTTGGTGGAGCCGGGCGAGCAGTGTGACTGTGGCTTCCCGGAC GAATGCACCGACCCCTGTTGCGATGACTTCACCTGCCAGCTGAGGCCTGGGGCACAGTGCGCGTCTGGCGGGCTCTGTTGTCAGGATTGCCAG CTGCGCCCAGCCAGCTGGCAGTGCCGCCCCGCCAGAGGGGACTGTGACCTCGCGGAGTTCTGCTCGGGAGACAGCCCCCAGTGCCCTCCTGACGTCAGCCTGGGGGACGGCGAGCCGTGCGCGGGGGGCCAGGCTGTGTGCGTGCAGGGGCGCTGCGCTTCCTATGCCCAGCAGTGCCAGGCTCTCTGGGGACCCGGGGCCCAGCCCGCCGCACCGCGCTGCCTCCTTACTGCCAATACGAGAGGCGATGCCTTCGGGAGCTGTGGACGCAGCCCTGATGGCAGCTACGTGTCCTGTGCCCCTAA AGACGCCATGTGCGGGCAGCTCCAGTGCCAGGGGGGTCGGGCCCGGCCGCTGCGGGGCTCAGCCCGGGATCTGCACTGGGAGATACTAGAGGCCAACGGGACCCAGCCGGAGCTGAACTGCAGCTGGGTCCACCTGGACCTGGGCAATGACGTGGCCCAGCCCCTCCTGACTCTGCCCGGCACAGCCTGTGGTCCTGACCTG GTGTGCATTGACCGTCGATGTCAGCCCGTGGGTCTCCTGAGAGCGCAGGAATGTCGAAGCAAGTGCCATGGGCACGGG GTCTGCGACAGCAAAGGACACTGCCGCTGCGAGGAGGGCTGGGCGCCGCCGGACTGCGCCAACCgcagcagag CAACCAGCTCCCTGACCATAGGGCTGCCCCTCAGCCTCCTGCTGTTGGTGGCCCTGATGCTCCTGGGCGCCAGCTACTGGCACCGTGCCCGCCTGCGCCAACGGCTCTGTCAGCTCAAAGGCCCCAGCTGCCAGTACAG GGCAGCCCAGTCTGGTCCCCCAGAACGCCCAGGACCCCCGCAGAGGGTCCTGCTGATGCCAGGTGCCAAG GCCCAGAAGCAGAGTCCAgcctgcagtggggaggggcagtcaCCTAGAGGAGGGTCCGCTGAGCTCTCTGAGCTGGCCAAGCTGGTGGCTTTGAGAG CAGGCCAGTGCTCTTGGCTTCCCGGCTCCCCCTTCCAGGCCGCTGCCTCCTGA